One window of Streptomyces sp. NBC_00273 genomic DNA carries:
- a CDS encoding peptidase inhibitor family I36 protein: MRTCRSNRATITTTLAATVLALTALLPSTATTAHAAGPPTLGACATGQLCLWAKPEFKGARQTHELSNLDVNSCTALPAGTSAQSLTNRTGRPVTTYQSAECAETGEFQTYPGDGVWLPQSPYQVRAFKVWER; this comes from the coding sequence ATGCGTACGTGTCGAAGCAATCGCGCCACCATCACGACCACCCTCGCCGCGACCGTCCTGGCCCTCACCGCCCTCCTCCCGAGTACGGCGACCACGGCGCACGCCGCGGGCCCGCCCACCCTCGGGGCCTGCGCGACCGGGCAGCTGTGCCTGTGGGCTAAACCGGAGTTCAAGGGAGCGCGGCAGACGCACGAGCTCAGCAACCTGGACGTCAACAGCTGCACCGCGCTGCCGGCCGGGACCAGCGCCCAGTCGCTCACCAACCGCACCGGGCGCCCGGTGACCACCTACCAGTCGGCCGAGTGCGCGGAGACGGGCGAGTTCCAGACCTATCCGGGTGACGGGGTCTGGCTGCCCCAGTCGCCCTACCAGGTGCGGGCGTTCAAGGTGTGGGAGAGGTAG
- a CDS encoding potassium channel family protein yields MKEPSRQLVWERRSQTPLLLLAVAFAVAYAVPIVAPDARAEVHRACTHVEWVVWGAFAVDYLVRLALAADRKHFVRTHWLDLAAVVLPLVQPLRLLRLVATLMLVGRRARMAPQIQLTTYVAGAVVGLLMFGSLAVLSVERDAPDGNIKNLGDAVWWSFTTMTTVGYGDHSPTTGLGRVLAVGLMLSGIALLGVVTANIAAWFISRFERDDRADMLQLAAIRELQDEVRALRGEVARLGGTTAEVAAADPPNAPAQREATSPTP; encoded by the coding sequence ATGAAGGAACCCTCCCGCCAGCTGGTGTGGGAGCGGCGGAGCCAGACCCCGCTGCTCCTGCTCGCCGTGGCGTTCGCCGTGGCGTACGCCGTGCCCATCGTCGCCCCCGACGCGCGCGCGGAGGTGCACCGGGCCTGCACGCACGTCGAATGGGTGGTGTGGGGCGCCTTCGCCGTCGACTACCTGGTCCGCCTGGCCCTCGCGGCGGACCGCAAGCACTTCGTCCGGACCCACTGGCTGGACCTGGCCGCCGTGGTGCTGCCGCTCGTGCAGCCGCTGCGCCTGCTGCGGCTGGTCGCCACCTTGATGCTGGTGGGCCGGCGGGCCCGGATGGCCCCGCAGATCCAGCTGACGACGTACGTGGCCGGTGCCGTCGTGGGGCTGCTGATGTTCGGCTCGCTGGCGGTGCTCAGCGTGGAGCGGGACGCCCCCGACGGGAACATCAAGAACCTGGGCGACGCCGTGTGGTGGTCCTTCACCACGATGACGACGGTCGGCTACGGGGACCATTCGCCGACCACCGGCCTCGGCCGGGTCCTGGCCGTCGGTCTGATGCTGTCCGGGATCGCCCTGCTCGGTGTGGTGACCGCCAACATCGCCGCGTGGTTCATCTCCCGCTTCGAACGCGACGACCGGGCGGACATGCTCCAGCTGGCGGCCATCCGGGAGCTGCAGGACGAGGTACGGGCGCTGCGCGGCGAGGTCGCCCGGCTGGGCGGCACGACGGCCGAGGTGGCCGCGGCCGACCCGCCGAACGCCCCGGCGCAGCGGGAAGCTACCTCTCCCACACCTTGA
- the aceE gene encoding pyruvate dehydrogenase (acetyl-transferring), homodimeric type: MASAPDRNPIIIGGLPSQVPDFDPEETQEWLDSLDAAVDERGRERARYLMLRLIERAREKRVAVPEMRSTDYVNTIATRDEPFFPGNEEIERKVLNATRWNAAVMVSRAQRPGIGVGGHIATFASSASLYDVGFNHFFRGKDEGDGGDQIFFQGHASPGIYARAYLLDRLTEQQLDSFRQEKSKAPYGLSSYPHPRLMPDFWEFPTVSMGLGPLGAIYQARMNRYMEARGIADTSKSHVWAYLGDGEMDEPESLGQLSIAAREGLDNLTFVVNCNLQRLDGPVRGNGKIIQELESIFRGAGWNVIKLIWDRSWDPLLAQDRDGILVNKMNSTPDGQFQTYATESGAYIREHFFGGDQRLRSMVENMSDQQIQHLGRGGHDHKKVYAAYAAAKAHKGQPTVILAQTVKGWTLGPNFEGRNATHQMKKLTVDDLKRFRDRLHIPITDAQLEGGAPPYYHPGPKSPEIQYMHDQRSALGGYVPTRVVRAKPLQLPDDKTYAAAKKGSGQQSIATTMAFVRILKDLMRDKEIGKRFVLIAPDEYRTFGMDAFFPSAKIYNPLGQQYEAVDRDLLLAYKESPTGQMLHDGISEAGCTASLIAAGSAYATHGEPLIPVYVFYSMFGFQRTGDQFWQMADQLARGFVLGATAGRTTLTGEGLQHADGHSQLLASTNPGCVAYDPAYGYEIAHIVKDGLRRMYGPEAEDVFYYLTVYNEPIQHPAEPADVDVDGILGGIHRVSQGTEGTIGAQLMASGVAVPWALEAQRILAADWGVRADVWSATSWNELRREAVEVEEHNLLHPEEEQRVPYVTRKLSGAEGPFVAVSDWMRAVPDQISRWVPGAYTSLGADGFGFADTRGAARRFFHIDAQSVVLATLTELARAGKVDRSVLKQAVDRYQLLDVTAADPGAAGGDA; this comes from the coding sequence GTGGCTTCCGCACCCGATCGCAATCCGATCATCATTGGCGGCCTCCCGAGTCAGGTCCCGGACTTCGATCCGGAGGAGACCCAGGAGTGGCTCGACTCGCTCGACGCCGCAGTCGACGAGCGGGGCCGTGAACGCGCCCGCTACCTGATGCTGCGGCTGATCGAGCGGGCCCGCGAGAAGCGCGTGGCCGTGCCGGAGATGCGCAGCACGGACTACGTCAACACGATCGCCACCCGGGACGAGCCGTTCTTCCCCGGCAACGAGGAGATCGAGCGCAAGGTCCTCAACGCCACCCGGTGGAACGCGGCCGTCATGGTCTCGCGCGCCCAGCGTCCCGGGATCGGCGTCGGCGGCCACATCGCCACGTTCGCCTCCTCCGCCTCCCTCTACGACGTGGGCTTCAACCACTTCTTCCGGGGCAAGGACGAGGGCGACGGCGGCGACCAGATCTTCTTCCAGGGGCACGCCTCCCCCGGTATCTACGCCCGCGCCTACCTCCTGGACCGACTCACCGAGCAGCAGCTCGACTCGTTCCGCCAGGAGAAGTCGAAGGCCCCGTACGGCCTTTCGAGCTACCCGCACCCGCGGCTGATGCCGGACTTCTGGGAGTTCCCGACCGTCTCGATGGGCCTCGGTCCGCTCGGTGCGATCTACCAGGCGCGGATGAACCGGTACATGGAGGCGCGCGGTATCGCCGACACCTCCAAGTCCCACGTTTGGGCGTATCTCGGCGACGGCGAGATGGACGAGCCGGAGTCGCTGGGCCAGCTGTCGATCGCGGCGCGCGAGGGTCTGGACAACCTGACCTTCGTCGTCAACTGCAACCTGCAGCGCCTCGACGGCCCGGTGCGCGGCAACGGCAAGATCATCCAGGAGTTGGAGTCGATCTTCCGGGGCGCCGGCTGGAACGTCATCAAGCTGATCTGGGACCGCTCGTGGGACCCGCTGCTGGCCCAGGACCGCGACGGCATCCTCGTCAACAAGATGAACTCCACCCCCGACGGGCAGTTCCAGACGTACGCCACCGAGTCGGGCGCGTACATCCGCGAGCACTTCTTCGGCGGCGACCAGCGGCTGCGCTCGATGGTCGAGAACATGTCCGACCAGCAGATCCAGCACCTGGGCCGCGGCGGTCACGACCACAAGAAGGTCTACGCGGCGTACGCGGCGGCCAAGGCCCACAAGGGCCAGCCGACGGTGATCTTGGCCCAGACGGTCAAGGGCTGGACGCTCGGCCCGAACTTCGAGGGCCGCAACGCGACGCACCAGATGAAGAAGCTGACGGTCGACGACCTCAAGCGCTTCCGCGACCGTCTGCACATCCCGATCACGGACGCGCAGCTGGAGGGCGGGGCCCCGCCGTACTACCACCCGGGCCCGAAGTCCCCCGAGATCCAGTACATGCACGACCAGCGCAGCGCGCTGGGCGGGTACGTGCCGACCCGCGTGGTGCGCGCGAAGCCGCTGCAGCTGCCGGACGACAAGACGTACGCGGCCGCCAAGAAGGGCTCCGGGCAGCAGTCGATCGCCACGACCATGGCCTTCGTGCGCATCCTGAAGGACCTGATGCGGGACAAGGAGATCGGCAAGCGCTTCGTGCTGATCGCGCCCGACGAGTACCGCACCTTCGGCATGGACGCCTTCTTCCCGAGCGCCAAGATCTACAACCCGCTGGGCCAGCAGTACGAAGCGGTCGACCGCGACCTGCTGCTCGCGTACAAGGAGTCCCCGACGGGCCAGATGCTGCACGACGGCATCTCGGAAGCGGGCTGCACGGCCTCGCTGATCGCCGCGGGTTCGGCGTACGCGACGCACGGCGAGCCGCTGATCCCGGTCTACGTCTTCTACTCGATGTTCGGGTTCCAGCGCACGGGTGACCAGTTCTGGCAGATGGCCGACCAGCTCGCACGCGGTTTCGTGCTCGGTGCGACCGCCGGACGGACCACCCTCACGGGTGAGGGCCTCCAGCACGCCGACGGCCATTCGCAGCTGCTGGCCTCGACGAACCCGGGCTGCGTGGCGTACGACCCGGCCTACGGCTACGAGATCGCGCACATCGTCAAGGACGGTCTGCGGCGGATGTACGGCCCGGAGGCGGAGGACGTCTTCTACTACCTGACCGTCTACAACGAGCCGATCCAGCACCCGGCCGAGCCGGCGGACGTCGACGTGGACGGCATCCTGGGCGGCATCCACCGGGTGTCGCAGGGCACCGAGGGCACGATCGGGGCGCAGCTGATGGCCTCGGGCGTGGCGGTGCCGTGGGCGCTGGAGGCGCAGCGGATCCTGGCGGCCGACTGGGGCGTCCGGGCGGACGTCTGGTCGGCGACCTCCTGGAACGAGCTGCGGCGCGAGGCGGTCGAGGTCGAGGAGCACAACCTGCTCCACCCGGAGGAGGAGCAGCGCGTCCCGTACGTGACGCGGAAGCTGTCGGGTGCGGAGGGGCCGTTCGTGGCGGTCTCGGACTGGATGCGGGCGGTTCCGGACCAGATCTCGCGGTGGGTGCCGGGCGCGTACACCTCGCTGGGCGCGGACGGCTTCGGCTTCGCGGACACCCGTGGTGCCGCGCGGCGCTTCTTCCACATCGACGCCCAGTCGGTGGTCCTGGCGACGCTCACCGAGCTCGCCCGGGCGGGGAAGGTCGACCGCTCGGTGCTGAAGCAGGCGGTCGACCGGTACCAGCTGCTGGACGTGACGGCGGCGGACCCGGGCGCGGCGGGCGGCGACGCGTAG